In Oscillospiraceae bacterium, the genomic window CCGCGTTGGGGCGCCGGGTGGTCTGTGTGGATGCCGACGTCGGGCTGCGCAACATGGACCTTGCGCTCGGCGTGGCGGACGCGGCCGCACTCGACTTCGGCGATGTCATGGCGGGGCATGCGTCTCTCGACGAGGCGCTGAGCGCCCCGCCGGGCCTTCCGAGTCTTTTCCTGCTCGCCGCGCCGTCGGAGATGCAGGCGGAGCAGATGACGTCGGAGGCCTTTGCCCGGCTGACGGCCGAGCTCGCCGAGCGCTTCGACTACTGTTTTGTGGATTCCCCCGCCGGTCTGGGGGCGGGGTTTCAGATGGCGGCGGCCGGCTGTGACCGCGCGCTGGTGGTCAGTCTGTTGGAGCCGGCGGCGCTGCGCGACGCGGCCCGCGCGGTGGAAGCGTTGGAGCAGGCCGGTGTGATGGGGGCCACATTGGTGATCAACCGGG contains:
- the minD gene encoding septum site-determining protein MinD, which gives rise to MGKRILVTSGKGGTGKTSVTAGIASCLAALGRRVVCVDADVGLRNMDLALGVADAAALDFGDVMAGHASLDEALSAPPGLPSLFLLAAPSEMQAEQMTSEAFARLTAELAERFDYCFVDSPAGLGAGFQMAAAGCDRALVVSLLEPAALRDAARAVEALEQAGVMGATLVINRVRPRMLREPGAANVDDAMDAVGLPLLGVVPEDVAVIHAGNQNVPVILYARKGAAQAYLDMARRLDGQRVPLPRGVKARY